Proteins from one Halovivax limisalsi genomic window:
- a CDS encoding amphi-Trp domain-containing protein yields MVERTDASQELDRSSVAALFRELADEFERGSERVSVPVGNKTVTLSPPGEVTTEVEVLERSGMFRGDQERVRIDLRWKPTPSEERQTEEPAEQREH; encoded by the coding sequence ATGGTCGAACGAACCGACGCGAGCCAGGAACTCGATCGATCCAGCGTCGCGGCCCTGTTTCGCGAACTCGCCGACGAGTTCGAACGCGGGAGCGAGCGAGTCTCGGTGCCGGTCGGGAACAAAACCGTCACGCTCTCGCCGCCCGGTGAGGTGACGACGGAGGTCGAGGTTCTCGAACGCTCGGGGATGTTCCGGGGCGATCAGGAACGCGTTCGGATCGACCTCCGCTGGAAGCCGACGCCGTCGGAGGAGCGCCAGACCGAGGAACCGGCCGAGCAACGCGAACACTGA
- a CDS encoding prephenate dehydrogenase/arogenate dehydrogenase family protein, with amino-acid sequence MEVLIVGAGAMGRWLASVLDANVAVADVDDDAARELAAAADGRVVPVDPDGTTRSGFDDDDERFDVVCLAVPMGVVESAVEAQAGRADGAIVDVSGVMAAPLSAMAGRAPDIERLSLHPLFAPQRAPGSVAYVRGEPGPLTDALLADLERAGNDLVETTAAEHDAAMESVQAATHAATIAFGLAARPVPEAFETPVYAALREQVERLTDGTPRVYADVQERFDGAESVARAAERVAAADHDELQALLGEVAATWDGRGEGDCAEEEPDRGVHGGPDRVDEDRADAETSGRGRDGRGEPSR; translated from the coding sequence ATGGAGGTGCTCATCGTCGGTGCCGGGGCAATGGGTCGGTGGCTCGCGAGCGTACTCGACGCGAACGTCGCGGTCGCGGACGTGGACGACGATGCTGCCCGGGAACTGGCCGCGGCCGCCGACGGCCGGGTCGTGCCGGTCGACCCGGACGGGACGACGCGTTCGGGGTTCGACGACGATGACGAACGCTTCGACGTCGTCTGTCTCGCCGTCCCGATGGGCGTCGTCGAGTCGGCCGTGGAGGCCCAGGCCGGCCGCGCCGACGGGGCGATCGTCGACGTCTCGGGCGTGATGGCCGCACCGCTTTCGGCCATGGCCGGCCGCGCGCCGGATATCGAGCGACTCAGTCTCCACCCGCTGTTCGCCCCGCAGCGAGCGCCCGGGTCCGTCGCGTACGTCCGAGGGGAGCCGGGTCCGTTGACGGACGCGCTCCTCGCCGACCTGGAGCGTGCCGGCAACGACCTCGTCGAGACCACGGCGGCAGAACACGACGCGGCGATGGAATCCGTCCAGGCCGCGACCCACGCCGCCACCATCGCGTTCGGACTGGCGGCGCGGCCGGTCCCCGAGGCGTTCGAGACGCCGGTCTACGCCGCCCTCAGGGAGCAGGTCGAACGCCTGACCGACGGGACGCCGCGGGTTTACGCCGACGTGCAGGAACGATTCGACGGCGCCGAGTCGGTGGCGCGAGCCGCCGAGCGCGTCGCGGCCGCGGACCACGACGAACTGCAGGCCCTGCTCGGCGAGGTGGCGGCGACGTGGGACGGGCGGGGCGAGGGCGATTGCGCCGAGGAGGAGCCGGATCGCGGCGTCCACGGTGGACCGGATCGCGTCGACGAGGATCGCGCGGACGCCGAGACGAGCGGACGAGGCCGCGACGGGCGGGGTGAGCCATCGAGATGA
- a CDS encoding alkaline phosphatase family protein, whose product MDRQDLVAELCGDDSAFVEPAYDEYCVADAAETSLSLLDSATFDRSLPDAAFRGVETDVETVVFVLLDGFGYDEWTRFEGRRTLASRLQASGAVTPLTSVYPSETAAAFTSIATGCTPVEHGLLGWFQYLRAIDRDVVTLPFTALDETPLSDVEPAIDASVLFDARPLSARAAKSGSARTPSVSFDAVQPEAIADSAFSRAIFEGAKRLGYEDRDAFAGRLRERAEAADGPAFVFGYEPSIDAVAHEEGLASRPARRTMGDVLASLQADFVDALSAETASKTLLVVTADHGLVDVPPGENVDVTDRSCWPALRECARTDGSGRPRRPTGSPRNLHLHVEESAVDRARHRLESAVDGRVYTKAGAVEADLFGPANPSALFDRRCGDLVAIHRDRGCCWRDVDLANRGLHGGLTRAEMLVPFAAARVDALRD is encoded by the coding sequence ATGGATCGGCAGGATCTCGTCGCGGAGCTGTGCGGTGACGATTCGGCGTTCGTCGAACCGGCCTACGACGAGTACTGCGTCGCGGACGCCGCCGAGACGTCGCTCTCCCTGCTCGATTCGGCCACCTTCGACCGGTCGCTGCCGGACGCGGCGTTTCGCGGCGTCGAGACCGACGTGGAGACCGTCGTCTTCGTCCTGCTCGACGGCTTCGGCTACGACGAGTGGACGCGATTCGAAGGCCGCCGCACGCTCGCGAGTCGCCTGCAAGCGTCGGGGGCGGTGACGCCGCTCACCTCGGTCTACCCCTCGGAGACGGCCGCGGCGTTCACCTCGATCGCGACCGGTTGCACCCCGGTCGAACACGGGCTACTCGGCTGGTTCCAGTACCTGCGGGCGATCGACCGCGACGTCGTGACGCTGCCGTTCACCGCGCTCGACGAGACGCCGCTCTCCGACGTCGAGCCGGCGATCGACGCGTCGGTCCTCTTCGACGCGCGCCCGCTCTCGGCGCGGGCCGCGAAGTCGGGATCCGCTCGAACACCCTCGGTTTCGTTCGACGCGGTGCAGCCCGAGGCGATCGCCGACTCCGCGTTCAGCCGGGCGATCTTCGAGGGGGCGAAACGGCTCGGCTACGAGGACCGCGACGCGTTCGCGGGGCGGCTTCGCGAGCGAGCCGAGGCGGCCGACGGCCCCGCGTTCGTCTTCGGGTACGAGCCCTCGATCGACGCCGTCGCCCACGAGGAGGGCCTCGCGAGTCGCCCGGCCCGACGGACGATGGGCGACGTGCTCGCCAGCCTGCAGGCCGACTTCGTCGACGCCCTTTCGGCCGAGACGGCGTCGAAGACGCTGCTCGTCGTCACGGCCGATCACGGTCTCGTCGACGTCCCGCCCGGCGAGAACGTCGACGTGACCGACCGGTCGTGCTGGCCTGCCCTCCGGGAGTGCGCTCGAACGGACGGGAGCGGGCGGCCGCGTCGGCCGACCGGCAGCCCCCGAAATCTGCACCTTCACGTCGAGGAGTCGGCCGTGGACCGGGCGCGCCACCGGCTCGAGTCGGCCGTCGACGGACGGGTCTACACGAAAGCCGGGGCTGTCGAGGCCGATCTGTTCGGCCCGGCGAATCCGTCGGCGCTGTTCGACCGTCGCTGCGGCGACCTCGTCGCGATCCACCGCGATCGCGGTTGCTGCTGGCGGGACGTCGACCTCGCGAATCGCGGCCTGCACGGCGGGCTGACCCGGGCCGAGATGCTGGTTCCCTTCGCCGCGGCGCGCGTCGATGCCCTGCGAGATTGA
- a CDS encoding M24 family metallopeptidase yields MSHDLTPLVEHLEETGHDAYLVDADGDDATQRYVSGFGAPDPFQTLVTPDGVHLLVSGLEYGRAQSEADADSVTKLAVYDYRDLRAEYGQAEAKSRLLAAFMADHDVESVAVPAESPVGTADGLRERGIEVTVDTDDVVGEIRETKSDREIEHIRETQAANQRAMAVAEGLIASADVRDGVLYHEGEVLTSERVATAIEIALLREGCALDETIVACGADAADPHDRGSGPLEAGETIVIDIFPQDKATKYCGDMTRTFVRGEAAAEIERRYAVTREAFEAALDRLEPGVTGDEVHDVVCDVIEDAGHETLRSDPETDTGYIHGTGHGVGLEVHEGPSLSFGGEELEPGHVVSVEPGIYDPAVGGVRIEDLVVITEDGYENLTDYPVAIEPADRR; encoded by the coding sequence ATGAGTCACGACCTCACCCCGCTGGTCGAGCACCTCGAGGAAACCGGGCACGACGCGTACCTCGTCGACGCCGACGGCGACGACGCCACGCAGCGCTACGTCTCCGGCTTCGGCGCGCCGGATCCCTTTCAGACGCTGGTGACACCTGACGGCGTCCACCTGCTCGTCTCCGGCCTCGAGTACGGCCGGGCGCAGAGCGAGGCCGACGCCGATAGCGTGACAAAGCTGGCGGTCTACGACTACCGCGACCTGCGCGCCGAGTACGGGCAGGCGGAGGCAAAATCCCGCCTCCTGGCGGCCTTCATGGCCGATCACGACGTCGAGTCGGTCGCCGTCCCCGCCGAGAGCCCCGTGGGGACGGCCGACGGCCTCCGCGAGCGCGGGATCGAGGTGACCGTCGACACCGACGACGTCGTCGGCGAGATTCGCGAGACGAAGAGCGATCGGGAGATCGAACACATCCGCGAGACCCAGGCGGCGAACCAGCGGGCGATGGCCGTCGCGGAGGGGCTGATCGCGAGCGCCGACGTGCGCGACGGCGTCCTCTACCACGAGGGCGAGGTGTTGACGAGCGAGCGCGTCGCCACGGCGATCGAGATCGCCCTGCTGCGCGAGGGCTGCGCGCTCGACGAGACGATCGTCGCCTGCGGCGCCGACGCGGCCGACCCGCACGACCGCGGGAGCGGGCCGCTCGAAGCGGGCGAGACCATCGTGATCGACATCTTCCCGCAGGACAAGGCGACGAAGTACTGCGGGGACATGACCCGGACGTTCGTCCGCGGCGAGGCCGCGGCCGAGATCGAGCGGCGGTACGCGGTCACCCGCGAGGCGTTCGAGGCCGCGCTCGACCGGCTCGAACCCGGCGTCACCGGCGACGAGGTCCACGACGTCGTCTGCGACGTCATCGAGGACGCGGGCCACGAGACGCTCAGGAGCGACCCCGAGACGGACACGGGCTACATCCACGGCACCGGCCACGGCGTCGGCCTCGAGGTGCACGAGGGACCGAGCCTCTCGTTCGGCGGCGAGGAGCTCGAACCCGGGCACGTGGTCTCGGTCGAACCGGGCATCTACGACCCCGCCGTGGGCGGCGTCCGCATCGAAGACCTGGTCGTGATCACCGAGGACGGCTACGAGAACCTCACCGACTACCCGGTGGCAATCGAGCCCGCGGACCGTCGCTAA
- a CDS encoding ribbon-helix-helix domain-containing protein has product MTEYTTVSIPKELADRVEETIEGTSFTSTSDLVRFLLRSIVIQRQRSGELTEAEFEEITDQLRALGYLE; this is encoded by the coding sequence ATGACCGAGTACACGACGGTCTCGATCCCGAAGGAGTTGGCCGACCGCGTCGAGGAGACGATCGAGGGGACGAGCTTCACCTCGACGAGCGACCTCGTCCGGTTTCTCCTGCGCAGCATCGTCATCCAGCGCCAGCGCTCGGGCGAACTCACCGAGGCCGAGTTCGAGGAGATCACCGACCAGCTCCGGGCGCTCGGCTATCTGGAGTGA
- a CDS encoding helix-turn-helix transcriptional regulator has product MVLKNLWSQLSSRLGSDSVETSDAAQGVDEPDETEETVSFAEQVEYGVDERDLADEDVILRLLVKRGGRVERDTVIEKTGWSESRLESVISEMEADNQVSAITVGRQDIICRRGFEPKGYRSHLNE; this is encoded by the coding sequence ATGGTACTCAAAAACCTCTGGTCCCAGCTCTCGTCCCGACTCGGATCCGACTCGGTCGAGACCTCCGACGCCGCGCAGGGGGTGGACGAACCGGACGAAACGGAGGAGACGGTGAGCTTCGCCGAACAGGTCGAGTACGGCGTCGACGAACGCGACCTCGCCGACGAGGACGTGATCCTCAGGCTCCTCGTCAAACGGGGTGGCCGCGTGGAACGCGACACCGTGATCGAGAAGACTGGATGGTCCGAGTCGCGCCTCGAATCCGTCATCTCCGAGATGGAAGCCGACAACCAGGTCAGCGCCATCACCGTCGGCCGCCAGGACATCATCTGTCGACGCGGCTTCGAACCCAAAGGCTACCGTTCTCACCTCAACGAGTGA
- a CDS encoding MFS transporter, translated as MPTIQRVVWHYYAYRVTTSIGLYLPVGVVFLTEVRNFGLDAVGTIMAAYLVAMLLAELPTGYLGDRVGRRASLAVGSAVTATAMAAWPLLETPLQYLCINVFWATGTTFRSGTASALLYEILDETGSADQFARISGRAATLRLLASAIGALAAGLLVTVDWSAPFLANAALAALGIPLLVTLPRVDGETRHSGGQPSFRVRDALRTIRLQTSRPDIRWFVAYTALFYGVYQLGMAFEQPAMRAAGVPVAGLGAVYAGFKFVSAGAASTAGWLQDRLGARGVYLGIAPVVGIAFASAAVWPVLVVPALFVSRGASAVSRPIRNQYLNDRLDDVGRATVLSGASMVLSVCAAILDVVGGVIATGTGPVKLLAGAGIAAAGAGGLLWLLVDPVRTGETHLTGGESPAVAPE; from the coding sequence ATGCCGACCATTCAACGCGTCGTGTGGCACTACTACGCCTATCGCGTCACGACGTCGATCGGCCTCTACCTGCCGGTCGGTGTCGTCTTCCTGACGGAGGTTCGGAATTTCGGGCTGGACGCGGTCGGGACGATCATGGCGGCCTACCTCGTCGCGATGCTGCTCGCGGAGCTTCCCACGGGCTATCTGGGCGACCGCGTCGGTCGGCGGGCGAGTCTGGCCGTCGGGAGCGCGGTGACGGCGACGGCGATGGCGGCCTGGCCGCTGCTGGAGACGCCGCTTCAGTACCTGTGCATCAACGTCTTCTGGGCGACGGGGACCACCTTTCGATCCGGGACGGCCAGCGCGTTGCTGTACGAAATCCTCGACGAGACCGGATCCGCCGATCAGTTCGCTCGGATCAGCGGTCGAGCTGCGACGCTTCGCTTGCTGGCCTCGGCGATCGGCGCCCTCGCGGCGGGCCTGCTGGTCACCGTCGACTGGTCGGCGCCGTTTTTGGCCAATGCCGCGCTGGCCGCGCTCGGCATCCCACTTCTGGTGACGCTCCCGCGCGTCGACGGCGAGACTCGCCATTCCGGCGGCCAGCCGTCCTTCCGCGTTCGGGACGCGCTCAGAACGATCCGCCTCCAGACGAGTCGACCGGATATTCGGTGGTTCGTCGCCTACACGGCGCTTTTCTACGGGGTATACCAGCTCGGAATGGCGTTCGAACAACCCGCGATGCGCGCCGCGGGCGTTCCGGTGGCCGGATTGGGCGCCGTGTACGCCGGCTTCAAGTTCGTCTCCGCCGGCGCCGCGTCGACGGCCGGGTGGTTGCAAGATCGCCTCGGCGCTCGCGGCGTCTACCTTGGCATCGCCCCCGTCGTCGGAATCGCCTTCGCGTCTGCCGCCGTCTGGCCGGTGCTCGTCGTGCCGGCCTTGTTCGTCAGTCGGGGCGCGAGCGCTGTTTCCCGCCCGATCCGAAACCAGTATCTCAACGATCGGCTTGACGACGTCGGGCGAGCGACCGTGCTCTCGGGTGCTTCGATGGTCCTGTCCGTCTGTGCGGCGATACTCGACGTCGTTGGGGGTGTAATCGCGACCGGCACGGGTCCGGTCAAATTGCTCGCCGGCGCAGGGATCGCGGCCGCCGGCGCCGGCGGACTCCTCTGGCTGCTGGTCGATCCGGTCCGGACGGGCGAAACCCACCTGACCGGCGGTGAGAGTCCCGCGGTAGCGCCGGAGTGA
- the aroA gene encoding 3-phosphoshikimate 1-carboxyvinyltransferase: MDVTISPGSLSGVVRAPPSKSYTHRAILAAGCAGATRVVDPLWSADTRASARAVEAFGGSVARRPDGDLRVEGFDGRPAVPADVIDCANSGTTMRLVTALAALADGTTVLTGDDSLRSRPQGPLLEAIGDLGGSARSTRGNGRAPLVVDGPIGGGTVAIPGDVSSQYVTALLLAGALTDDGVEIRLETALKSAPYVEITREVLAAFGVETSETSDGFAVAGGQTYRATDGPSAASEVDRDGGTYAVPGDFSSISYPLAAGAVAAADGIEIEGAQPSAQGDSAIVDHVRRFGAPVEWDRDAGRIAVERAPLSGIEVSVADTPDLLPTLAALGAVADGETHIFDAEHVRYKETDRVAAMATELEKLGAATTEERDALAIHGDRSSLEGARVDGHADHRIVMALSIAALAAEGETTIAGAEHVDVSYPDFFDALEALGARVERHGQAG, translated from the coding sequence ATGGACGTCACCATCTCGCCGGGTTCCCTGTCTGGCGTCGTCCGCGCGCCGCCGTCGAAGAGCTACACGCACCGGGCGATCCTCGCGGCCGGCTGCGCCGGTGCGACGCGGGTCGTCGATCCGCTCTGGAGCGCCGACACCCGCGCGTCGGCGCGCGCGGTCGAGGCCTTCGGCGGGTCGGTCGCTCGGCGCCCGGACGGTGACCTGCGGGTCGAGGGCTTCGACGGTCGGCCGGCCGTCCCCGCCGACGTGATCGACTGCGCGAACAGCGGGACGACGATGCGACTCGTGACCGCCCTCGCCGCGCTCGCCGACGGCACCACCGTCCTGACGGGCGACGACTCGCTGCGGTCGCGCCCGCAGGGCCCGTTACTCGAGGCGATCGGAGACCTCGGCGGTTCGGCGCGAAGCACGCGGGGCAACGGGCGGGCGCCGCTGGTCGTCGACGGCCCGATCGGCGGCGGGACGGTCGCCATCCCCGGCGACGTCTCCTCCCAGTACGTCACGGCGCTCCTGCTCGCCGGCGCGCTCACCGACGACGGCGTCGAGATCCGCCTCGAGACGGCGCTGAAGTCCGCGCCCTACGTCGAGATCACGCGGGAGGTCCTCGCGGCCTTCGGCGTCGAGACGAGCGAGACGAGCGACGGCTTCGCGGTTGCGGGCGGCCAGACCTATCGCGCGACCGACGGGCCGTCAGCCGCGAGCGAGGTCGACCGGGACGGCGGCACCTACGCGGTGCCGGGGGACTTCTCGTCGATCTCGTACCCGCTCGCGGCGGGTGCGGTCGCCGCCGCGGACGGGATCGAGATCGAGGGCGCCCAGCCGAGCGCGCAGGGCGATAGCGCTATCGTCGATCACGTCCGCCGCTTCGGCGCACCGGTCGAGTGGGATCGCGACGCGGGACGGATCGCCGTCGAGCGCGCGCCGCTCTCGGGGATCGAGGTTTCGGTCGCCGACACGCCCGACCTCCTCCCGACGCTGGCCGCCCTCGGCGCCGTCGCCGACGGCGAGACGCACATTTTCGACGCCGAACACGTCCGCTACAAGGAGACCGACCGCGTCGCCGCGATGGCGACCGAACTCGAGAAACTCGGCGCGGCGACGACCGAGGAACGCGACGCGCTCGCGATCCACGGCGATCGCTCCTCGCTCGAGGGTGCCCGCGTCGACGGCCACGCCGACCACCGCATCGTGATGGCGCTCTCGATCGCCGCCCTCGCCGCCGAGGGCGAAACCACCATCGCGGGGGCCGAACACGTCGACGTCTCGTACCCGGACTTTTTCGACGCGCTGGAGGCGCTGGGCGCGCGGGTCGAACGCCACGGCCAGGCCGGTTGA
- a CDS encoding small ribosomal subunit Rsm22 family protein produces the protein MTDQREAVRENAKYLRNVRPIDPDEIHEYVDGRPHPAVVRQYLREEAPDLGLIERADGTFVPAQGDPVSPLSGPIREVPARYEDRLDDWLADEYGPDWHEGPSGDLLRSTLRRTKAQYLAGGPVTYDRDVAAAYAIYHLPGYYAAVQYALDDLADRGLLGRRLRVLDLGAGVGGPALGLADYLPDDALLEYHAVEPSAAADVLEALLAETGRNVHWEVHRETAESFDPAEATGDGTVDLVMLCNVLSELDDPVSVTRRYCRTLADDGSLLAMAPADRETSIGLRRVERAVESPPGGDGKTGTDADEDGPRPVTVYGPMPRLWPGERPSDRGWSFDVRPDVAVPDVQSRLDGAATGEDHAPGEFVNVDVQFSYSILRVDGSRYHDASLDTATWARMADMDTHVSNRIDLVAAKVSRSLSDGDESGGPGGDRSNPLYKISDGSEERDHYAVVTKETGLNRPLREADYGDLLAFESALSLWNDDEAAYNLVVDEETIVDPLA, from the coding sequence ATGACCGACCAGCGCGAGGCGGTGCGTGAGAACGCGAAGTACCTGCGCAACGTCCGCCCGATCGATCCCGACGAGATCCACGAGTACGTCGACGGCCGGCCACACCCCGCGGTGGTCAGACAGTACCTCCGCGAGGAGGCGCCCGATCTCGGCCTGATCGAGCGCGCGGACGGCACGTTCGTCCCCGCCCAGGGCGACCCGGTGAGCCCGTTATCCGGTCCGATCCGGGAGGTTCCCGCGCGGTACGAGGATCGACTCGACGACTGGCTGGCCGACGAGTACGGCCCGGACTGGCACGAGGGGCCCTCGGGCGATCTGCTCCGGTCGACCCTCCGGCGAACGAAAGCCCAGTACCTCGCCGGCGGGCCGGTCACCTACGACCGCGACGTCGCCGCCGCGTACGCGATCTACCACCTGCCGGGCTACTACGCCGCAGTGCAGTACGCCCTCGACGACCTCGCCGATAGGGGGTTGCTCGGCCGTCGGCTCCGGGTCCTCGATCTCGGCGCCGGCGTCGGCGGCCCGGCCCTCGGGCTCGCCGACTACCTCCCCGACGACGCCCTGCTGGAGTACCACGCGGTCGAGCCGAGCGCGGCCGCGGACGTGCTCGAAGCGCTGCTCGCCGAGACCGGTCGGAACGTCCACTGGGAGGTTCACCGCGAAACCGCCGAGAGCTTCGACCCGGCCGAGGCCACCGGCGACGGGACGGTCGATCTCGTCATGCTGTGTAACGTCCTGAGCGAGCTCGACGACCCCGTATCGGTCACCCGGCGCTACTGCCGGACGCTCGCGGACGACGGCTCGTTGCTCGCGATGGCGCCCGCCGATCGCGAGACCAGCATCGGCCTTCGACGGGTGGAACGAGCCGTCGAGTCGCCGCCCGGTGGCGACGGGAAAACCGGGACGGACGCCGACGAGGACGGCCCGCGCCCGGTGACCGTTTACGGCCCGATGCCGCGGCTCTGGCCGGGCGAACGGCCCAGCGATCGCGGCTGGTCGTTCGATGTCCGACCCGACGTCGCCGTCCCCGACGTCCAGTCGCGCCTCGACGGGGCGGCCACCGGCGAGGACCACGCGCCCGGCGAGTTCGTCAACGTCGACGTCCAGTTTTCCTACAGCATCCTCCGCGTGGACGGCTCCCGATATCACGACGCGTCCCTCGATACGGCCACGTGGGCAAGGATGGCCGATATGGACACACACGTCTCGAACCGGATCGACCTCGTCGCCGCGAAGGTGAGCCGCTCGCTTAGCGACGGCGACGAGTCGGGGGGACCGGGCGGCGACCGGTCGAATCCGCTGTACAAGATCTCCGACGGGAGCGAGGAGCGCGACCACTACGCCGTCGTGACGAAGGAGACGGGGCTCAATCGCCCGCTGCGGGAAGCGGACTACGGCGACCTGCTGGCGTTCGAGTCAGCGCTCTCGCTGTGGAACGACGACGAGGCGGCGTACAACCTGGTCGTCGACGAGGAGACGATCGTGGATCCGCTCGCCTGA
- the surE gene encoding 5'/3'-nucleotidase SurE yields the protein MDERPEILLTNDDGIDEPGIQAMAEGLSAIGDVTVVAPATDQSACGRAISNEVTVKERPGGYAISGTPADCVVVGLAELAPSPDLVVAGCNEGANLGSYVLGRSGTISAAVEAAFFDVPAIATSMYVPVGERSLAEVETGVDDFREAVRATRYLVERTLGTDLFDDMSYLNVNVPMNGGENPPMVVTRPSHRYEMDATREGSTITVEDGVWETMDPEAIPDPEGTDRRAVVEGKISVSPLVAPHTTGPDAHLSAIAADYQGRRRERSAE from the coding sequence ATGGACGAGCGGCCCGAAATCTTGCTGACGAACGACGACGGCATCGACGAGCCGGGCATCCAGGCGATGGCCGAGGGGCTGTCGGCGATCGGCGACGTCACCGTCGTCGCGCCGGCGACGGACCAGAGCGCTTGCGGCCGGGCGATCTCCAACGAGGTGACCGTCAAGGAGCGCCCCGGCGGGTACGCCATCTCGGGGACGCCGGCCGATTGCGTCGTCGTCGGCCTGGCCGAGCTCGCGCCGTCGCCCGACCTCGTCGTCGCGGGCTGCAACGAGGGGGCGAATTTGGGCTCGTACGTCCTCGGTCGGTCGGGGACGATCAGCGCCGCGGTCGAGGCGGCCTTCTTCGACGTCCCGGCCATCGCCACCTCGATGTACGTCCCGGTGGGCGAACGATCGCTGGCCGAGGTCGAGACGGGCGTCGACGACTTCAGGGAGGCCGTGCGAGCGACGCGATACCTCGTCGAGCGCACCCTGGGGACGGACCTCTTCGACGACATGTCCTACCTCAACGTCAACGTCCCGATGAACGGCGGCGAGAACCCGCCGATGGTCGTCACCCGTCCCTCTCACCGCTACGAGATGGACGCGACGCGCGAGGGGTCGACGATCACCGTCGAGGACGGCGTCTGGGAGACCATGGACCCCGAAGCCATCCCCGATCCCGAGGGGACCGACCGCCGGGCCGTCGTCGAGGGCAAGATCAGCGTCTCGCCGCTCGTCGCCCCGCACACGACGGGGCCCGACGCGCACCTCTCGGCCATCGCCGCCGACTATCAGGGCCGTCGACGGGAGCGGTCGGCCGAGTGA
- the aglJ gene encoding S-layer glycoprotein N-glycosyltransferase AglJ: protein MAPAGTDGRVPTDAADREPSTSIPKSAVCVLIPTLNEAATIGDIVDAFREDGYENVLVVDGDSTDDTRAIAAEHGARVITQTGSGKGRAVREGVARIDVPYVVMLDGDGTYDPADADRLLAALAEGYEHVIGNRFADMEPGAMSRLNSVGNSLINGAFETIHGAEYVDILSGYRAFTVDSFERCHLSADGFTIETELAVECVKQGVATTVVPISYSPRPDESETNLHPIRDGGRIIVALYSLARTNNPLFYFGTIGVGATLLGSFVATFVLYQWIVNGVGHNILALVSAAAILLGVQLLIFGVLSDMIVSLHRDQRRRLDRLAGDLRRRAERDDGIDRSAPRRRETEFGGRGASDDGSAGADDRAPADGRPASDEQPADDARSARARRGE, encoded by the coding sequence ATGGCCCCAGCGGGCACCGACGGCCGCGTCCCGACGGACGCCGCCGATCGCGAACCCAGCACCTCCATCCCGAAATCGGCCGTCTGCGTCCTCATCCCGACGCTCAACGAGGCCGCGACGATCGGCGACATCGTCGACGCCTTTCGCGAGGACGGCTACGAGAACGTCCTCGTCGTGGACGGCGATTCGACCGACGACACGAGAGCCATCGCCGCCGAGCACGGCGCGCGGGTGATCACCCAGACCGGCAGCGGCAAGGGGCGGGCCGTTCGCGAGGGGGTCGCCCGGATCGACGTTCCGTACGTGGTAATGCTCGACGGCGACGGCACGTACGACCCGGCCGACGCCGATCGGCTCCTGGCAGCGCTGGCGGAGGGCTACGAACACGTCATCGGCAATCGCTTCGCCGACATGGAGCCGGGGGCGATGTCCCGACTCAACTCGGTCGGCAACTCGCTGATCAACGGCGCGTTCGAGACCATCCACGGCGCGGAGTACGTCGACATCCTCTCGGGCTACCGCGCGTTCACGGTCGACTCGTTCGAGCGCTGCCACCTGAGCGCCGACGGCTTCACGATCGAGACCGAACTCGCCGTCGAGTGCGTCAAACAGGGCGTCGCCACGACGGTCGTCCCGATCTCGTACTCGCCGCGGCCGGACGAATCCGAGACGAACCTGCACCCGATCCGCGACGGCGGTCGGATCATCGTCGCGCTCTACTCGCTCGCGCGGACGAACAACCCGCTCTTTTACTTCGGGACGATCGGCGTGGGAGCCACCCTCCTCGGTAGCTTCGTCGCGACGTTCGTGCTCTACCAGTGGATCGTCAACGGCGTCGGGCACAACATTCTGGCGCTGGTCTCGGCGGCCGCGATCCTACTCGGCGTCCAGCTGTTGATCTTCGGCGTGCTCTCCGACATGATCGTCTCGCTGCACCGCGACCAGCGCCGCCGACTCGACCGGCTCGCCGGGGACCTCCGACGGCGGGCGGAGCGAGACGACGGAATCGACCGCAGCGCTCCGCGCCGCCGCGAGACCGAGTTCGGCGGCCGCGGGGCGAGCGATGACGGGTCGGCCGGTGCCGACGACCGGGCGCCGGCCGACGGTCGTCCGGCGAGCGACGAGCAGCCGGCCGACGACGCCCGGTCCGCCCGGGCACGTCGGGGCGAATGA